A region from the Rhodothermus sp. genome encodes:
- a CDS encoding MBL fold metallo-hydrolase, with amino-acid sequence MPRIGCYTLYTVETGRFRLDGGAMFGIIPKPLWERYAPADERNRILLNMRCLLLEGNGRLIMIDNGIGDKLDARFRDIYAVDHDYAELHRSLHRLGFSAADITDVILTHLHFDHCGGSTRRVGDRLEVAFPKAIFHVQRRHWEWARNPNLRERASFLPENLEPLEASGQLRLLEGPGEVLPGIMVEVVNGHTEAQQIVRIEGPEGTLVFVADLIPTTAHMRPVWNMGYDVRPLVTIEEKLAFLDRAEANGWHLFFEHDPEVAVVSLKRTEREVAAVHPRPLAEIF; translated from the coding sequence AGACCGGTCGTTTTCGCCTGGATGGGGGTGCAATGTTCGGCATCATCCCCAAACCTTTGTGGGAGCGCTATGCACCGGCTGACGAGCGCAATCGCATTCTGTTGAACATGCGTTGCCTGTTACTGGAAGGCAACGGTCGCCTGATTATGATTGACAACGGCATCGGGGATAAACTGGATGCCAGGTTTCGCGACATTTATGCCGTCGATCATGACTACGCCGAGCTCCATCGTTCGCTGCATCGACTGGGCTTTTCAGCAGCCGACATCACCGACGTTATCCTGACGCACCTGCACTTTGATCACTGCGGTGGCAGCACACGACGCGTGGGGGATCGGCTGGAAGTTGCCTTTCCAAAGGCCATCTTTCATGTGCAGCGGCGTCACTGGGAATGGGCGCGGAATCCCAATCTCCGCGAGCGGGCATCGTTTTTGCCAGAAAATCTGGAGCCGCTGGAAGCTTCCGGACAGCTCCGGCTGCTGGAGGGACCGGGGGAAGTGCTTCCGGGCATTATGGTAGAGGTAGTCAACGGACATACCGAAGCGCAGCAGATTGTGCGCATCGAAGGGCCGGAGGGAACGCTCGTCTTCGTGGCCGATCTGATTCCGACAACAGCACATATGCGGCCGGTCTGGAACATGGGCTACGACGTTCGGCCGCTGGTAACTATCGAGGAAAAATTGGCTTTTCTGGATCGGGCCGAAGCGAACGGCTGGCACCTGTTCTTCGAGCACGACCCGGAAGTCGCTGTAGTCAGTCTGAAGCGGACGGAGCGGGAAGTGGCGGCGGTACATCCACGTCCGCTGGCCGAAATCTTCTAA
- a CDS encoding histidine kinase dimerization/phospho-acceptor domain-containing protein codes for MCAAEASDTILLVTDTTAPSSIVHLLTKAGWKVQTCLPEEMARQLAHEHVRGVIVRVHPDREAACLQTLGAAPARPVLLLTESEGGRQAVAAAQAGWLTAAAPDQIAQVEAWVQRLTAAGATSTAAQLRHLRQALSRLNHDLKNPLAIISGNAQFLQELLRMRGGDPELEGPVADIEEACRQIYTLLQRLVALRDSLPA; via the coding sequence ATGTGTGCAGCAGAAGCATCGGACACGATCCTGCTGGTCACCGACACCACGGCACCGTCTTCAATTGTCCATCTGCTTACCAAGGCCGGCTGGAAGGTACAGACCTGCCTGCCCGAGGAAATGGCCCGGCAGCTGGCGCATGAACACGTGCGTGGAGTAATCGTGCGGGTTCATCCAGACCGGGAAGCAGCCTGTCTGCAGACGCTGGGGGCCGCACCGGCACGCCCCGTGCTGCTGCTCACCGAATCGGAAGGGGGGCGTCAGGCGGTGGCCGCGGCACAGGCGGGGTGGCTGACAGCAGCTGCTCCGGACCAGATCGCGCAAGTGGAGGCCTGGGTGCAGCGGCTGACCGCGGCCGGTGCCACCTCGACGGCTGCACAGCTCCGTCATCTACGGCAGGCGCTGTCTCGGCTCAATCATGACCTGAAAAATCCGCTGGCGATTATCTCAGGCAATGCGCAATTTTTGCAGGAGCTGCTTCGCATGCGGGGCGGTGATCCAGAACTGGAGGGACCCGTGGCCGACATTGAGGAGGCCTGTCGCCAGATCTACACCTTGCTCCAACGGCTGGTCGCGTTGCGAGATTCGCTGCCCGCCTGA
- a CDS encoding O-acetylhomoserine aminocarboxypropyltransferase/cysteine synthase: MRQPSNFRFETLQVHGGQEPDPATGARAVPIYASTSFVFKDADHAARLFALQEFGNIYSRIMNPTNDVFERRVAALEGGVAALATSSGQAAQFLALTTLAEAGDNIVSTSYLYGGTYNQFKVSFPRIGIQVRFASGDDPDSIECLIDERTKAVYVETIGNPRFNIPDFERLAEIAHRHGVPLVVDNTFGACGYLCRPIEYGADIVVHSATKWIGGHGTTIGGVIVDAGTFPWNNGRFPSFTEPSPGYHGLNFWETFGPEGVLGVNVAFIMRARVEGMRDFGPCQHPFGAFLLLQGLETLSLRVQRSCDNALELARWLREQPQVAWVSYPGLEDHPYHERAKKYLRHGFGAVLAFGLRGGYEAGRAFVSNVRLASLLANVGDAKTLVIHPASTTHQQLTVEEQRAAGVTPDMVRVSVGIEHIEDLKEDFAQALARIPKKAAA, from the coding sequence ATGCGTCAGCCATCTAACTTTCGCTTTGAGACCCTTCAGGTTCACGGTGGTCAGGAACCCGATCCCGCAACCGGTGCCCGTGCCGTGCCTATCTATGCTTCGACCTCCTTTGTCTTCAAAGATGCCGACCACGCTGCCCGGCTGTTTGCCCTGCAGGAGTTTGGCAACATCTACTCCCGCATCATGAATCCCACCAACGACGTGTTTGAGCGTCGCGTGGCGGCTCTGGAAGGTGGCGTGGCCGCGCTGGCTACTTCCAGCGGACAGGCTGCCCAGTTCCTGGCACTGACCACACTGGCCGAAGCCGGGGACAACATCGTATCGACCAGCTATCTCTATGGCGGCACCTACAACCAGTTTAAGGTTTCCTTTCCGCGTATCGGCATTCAGGTGCGGTTTGCCTCAGGTGATGATCCGGATTCGATTGAATGCCTGATCGATGAGCGCACCAAGGCCGTCTACGTTGAGACGATTGGCAATCCGCGCTTCAACATTCCGGACTTCGAGCGGCTGGCTGAAATTGCCCATCGCCATGGCGTACCCCTGGTGGTGGACAACACCTTCGGAGCCTGCGGCTACCTGTGCCGCCCTATCGAATATGGAGCCGATATTGTCGTACATTCGGCCACGAAATGGATCGGTGGGCATGGTACCACGATCGGTGGGGTGATTGTCGATGCGGGGACCTTTCCGTGGAATAATGGGCGCTTTCCGAGCTTCACCGAGCCCTCGCCCGGTTATCATGGCCTGAACTTCTGGGAAACGTTTGGACCCGAGGGCGTGCTGGGGGTCAACGTGGCCTTTATCATGCGGGCGCGTGTCGAAGGCATGCGTGACTTCGGGCCCTGTCAGCATCCCTTTGGCGCATTTCTGTTGTTGCAGGGGCTCGAGACGCTTTCGCTACGGGTGCAGCGGAGTTGCGACAACGCTCTGGAACTGGCCCGCTGGCTTCGTGAGCAGCCGCAGGTAGCCTGGGTAAGCTATCCGGGGCTGGAAGATCATCCCTATCACGAACGGGCCAAAAAGTATCTGCGCCATGGTTTCGGAGCTGTGTTGGCCTTCGGGTTGCGTGGAGGATATGAGGCCGGACGTGCCTTTGTCAGCAACGTACGGCTGGCCAGCCTGCTGGCGAACGTGGGGGATGCCAAAACGCTGGTGATCCATCCAGCTTCTACTACTCATCAGCAGCTGACGGTCGAAGAGCAGCGGGCTGCCGGCGTGACGCCCGACATGGTGCGCGTCTCGGTGGGCATCGAGCACATTGAAGACCTCAAGGAAGACTTCGCGCAAGCGCTGGCCCGCATTCCCAAAAAGGCTGCAGCCTGA
- the metX gene encoding homoserine O-acetyltransferase — MTQTFGLAEFVLESGQVLRQVQVAYRTWGRLNADGTNALVVCHALTGSADVDQWWSDLLGPGRALDTERFFVVCANVLGSPYGTTSPLTINPDTGRPYGPAFPRVTIRDTVNLHRKLLEHLGVRQVAVVVGGSMGGMQVLEWAFQGDFVRAIIPIAVGGRHSAWCIGWSEAQRQAIYADPRWRGGHYDPDDPPVHGLATARMIAMISYRSYQSFTARFGRRRMVRGGQTLFAVESYLHYQGEKLVRRFDANCYVRLTQKMDSHDVSRGRGPYPEALAEVRQPALIVGIDSDVLYPLAEQEELATHLPNASLYVLHSPHGHDAFLIETQTLNEVLREWIAANVPVGAAPSPWPSNPTTA, encoded by the coding sequence ATGACGCAAACGTTTGGGCTTGCTGAATTTGTGTTGGAAAGCGGCCAGGTGTTGCGCCAGGTGCAGGTGGCCTACCGAACCTGGGGGCGCCTGAACGCGGACGGCACCAATGCGCTGGTGGTCTGTCATGCATTGACCGGAAGTGCAGACGTTGACCAGTGGTGGAGCGATCTGCTGGGGCCCGGACGTGCGTTGGATACGGAGCGTTTTTTTGTCGTGTGTGCCAACGTGCTGGGTTCTCCTTATGGCACCACGTCGCCGCTGACGATCAATCCGGACACCGGACGCCCCTACGGGCCAGCGTTTCCACGGGTCACTATCCGCGACACGGTTAACCTGCATCGCAAGCTGCTGGAGCATCTGGGCGTACGACAGGTGGCCGTCGTCGTCGGCGGCTCCATGGGGGGGATGCAGGTGCTGGAGTGGGCTTTTCAGGGCGATTTTGTGCGGGCGATCATCCCGATTGCCGTGGGCGGACGGCATTCGGCCTGGTGTATCGGCTGGAGTGAAGCCCAGCGGCAGGCCATCTACGCCGATCCACGCTGGCGTGGCGGTCACTATGACCCGGATGATCCGCCTGTGCATGGCCTGGCTACGGCTCGTATGATAGCCATGATCTCGTATCGCTCCTATCAATCCTTTACAGCGCGCTTTGGCCGCCGTCGTATGGTTCGGGGAGGACAAACGCTTTTTGCGGTGGAAAGCTATCTGCACTACCAGGGGGAAAAGCTGGTGCGCCGGTTCGATGCGAACTGCTATGTGCGACTTACGCAGAAGATGGACTCGCACGATGTGTCGCGTGGGCGGGGACCATATCCGGAGGCGCTGGCCGAAGTGCGCCAACCTGCCCTGATTGTCGGGATCGACTCCGATGTACTCTATCCGCTGGCCGAGCAGGAGGAACTGGCAACGCATCTGCCCAATGCTTCGCTCTACGTGCTGCACTCGCCTCATGGACACGATGCGTTCCTGATCGAAACGCAAACCCTTAACGAAGTGCTACGCGAATGGATTGCCGCAAACGTTCCGGTAGGGGCGGCGCCCAGCCCCTGGCCTTCCAACCCAACCACCGCCTGA
- a CDS encoding aspartate kinase has product MDCRKRSGRGGAQPLAFQPNHRLKVLKFGGTSVGSAELVARVAELIARASATHQVVVVVSAAAGVTNELAAAWEALQQGMLDVPTLLAQLRRRHRLLAQVLQEHPALRRGYLVTLEEALVRLARVLEIARYDADPAWHDEVLATGERLMAPLLAARLRACGLKAFAQDATALICTDAQYGEANVQLEATRERLHRWFARIGRQVVPVVTGFIGATPEGRTTTLGRGGSDYSAALLAALLGAEVLERWTDVDGLYAKDPRKYPDACRYQTLVLEEAWAWNHAGKLGMHRKALDPLVAAGIPVHIRSTMTPERPGTWLLPADTPQTLVG; this is encoded by the coding sequence ATGGATTGCCGCAAACGTTCCGGTAGGGGCGGCGCCCAGCCCCTGGCCTTCCAACCCAACCACCGCCTGAAGGTACTCAAATTTGGCGGGACGTCGGTCGGCTCGGCTGAACTGGTTGCGCGCGTGGCCGAGCTGATTGCCCGGGCGTCGGCCACCCATCAGGTCGTGGTCGTGGTGTCGGCTGCCGCCGGCGTCACCAACGAGCTGGCCGCTGCCTGGGAGGCACTCCAGCAGGGGATGCTGGACGTGCCCACGTTGCTGGCCCAGCTACGCCGACGACATCGGTTGCTGGCGCAGGTGCTGCAGGAGCATCCGGCCCTGCGGCGCGGTTACCTGGTCACCCTGGAAGAAGCGCTGGTGCGGCTGGCCCGTGTGCTGGAGATAGCTCGGTATGATGCGGATCCGGCCTGGCACGATGAGGTGCTGGCCACCGGCGAACGTCTGATGGCGCCGTTGCTGGCGGCTCGGCTCAGAGCATGCGGGTTGAAGGCGTTTGCGCAGGATGCTACTGCGCTGATCTGCACCGATGCGCAATATGGGGAGGCGAACGTCCAGCTGGAAGCTACGCGCGAACGCCTGCATCGCTGGTTTGCCCGCATCGGCCGACAGGTAGTACCGGTCGTTACCGGCTTCATCGGGGCCACGCCCGAGGGACGTACCACCACGCTGGGGCGTGGCGGAAGCGACTACTCAGCCGCCCTGCTGGCGGCGCTGCTCGGGGCCGAGGTGCTGGAGCGCTGGACAGATGTAGACGGACTCTATGCGAAAGATCCCCGTAAATATCCCGATGCCTGCCGCTACCAGACGCTGGTGCTCGAAGAAGCCTGGGCCTGGAACCATGCAGGCAAACTGGGCATGCATCGCAAAGCACTTGATCCGCTGGTGGCGGCAGGTATTCCGGTGCATATCCGTTCAACCATGACCCCCGAACGGCCGGGAACCTGGTTGCTGCCAGCCGATACCCCGCAGACCCTGGTCGGCTGA
- the asd gene encoding aspartate-semialdehyde dehydrogenase, translating into MIRSKFRVGILGATGAVGQKFVELLADHPWFEISVLAASERSAGKRYQEAVNWIGSRPIPPQVAEQEVVPITTDLDCDFVFSGLSASVAGEVEGRLAEAGYPVISNARNYRMREDVPLLIPEINPEHTALIERQPWRSRGGFIVTNPNCSTVGLVCALYPLVKVFGVEQVQVTTLQALSGAGYPGVPALDATANVIPFIGGEEEKMATEPRKILGRLVEGRIEPAALRISAQCNRVPVLEGHLECISVKLTRPAAPDEVREVLQTFQSPIAELGLPTAPAQLLHVFDEPHFPQPRRHVELGRGMTVSIGRIRSCEVFDVKFVALVHNTIRGAAGGAVLNAELLVHQGYLKPRRTPVVAEA; encoded by the coding sequence ATGATACGTTCCAAGTTTCGTGTAGGTATTCTCGGCGCTACCGGCGCCGTTGGTCAGAAGTTTGTCGAACTGCTGGCCGATCATCCCTGGTTTGAAATCAGCGTGCTGGCCGCTTCAGAACGCTCAGCAGGCAAACGTTATCAAGAGGCCGTCAACTGGATCGGCAGCCGTCCCATTCCGCCACAGGTGGCCGAGCAGGAAGTGGTGCCGATTACGACGGACCTGGACTGCGACTTTGTATTTTCCGGGCTCAGCGCCAGTGTGGCCGGCGAGGTCGAAGGCCGGCTGGCCGAGGCCGGCTATCCGGTCATTTCAAATGCCCGCAACTACCGGATGCGGGAGGATGTGCCGTTGCTGATCCCGGAAATCAACCCCGAACATACGGCCCTGATCGAACGACAACCCTGGCGATCCAGGGGCGGCTTCATCGTCACGAACCCGAATTGCTCGACGGTGGGTCTTGTATGCGCGCTCTATCCGCTGGTCAAGGTGTTCGGGGTCGAGCAGGTGCAGGTCACCACGTTGCAGGCCCTCTCGGGCGCCGGCTATCCGGGCGTGCCCGCTCTGGATGCAACGGCTAACGTGATTCCGTTTATCGGCGGCGAGGAGGAGAAAATGGCCACCGAGCCCCGCAAGATTCTGGGGCGCCTGGTGGAAGGCCGCATTGAACCGGCTGCTCTTCGAATCAGCGCCCAGTGCAACCGGGTGCCGGTACTGGAAGGGCATCTGGAGTGCATCTCAGTCAAGCTGACGCGGCCAGCCGCGCCCGACGAAGTGCGTGAGGTGCTGCAGACTTTCCAAAGCCCGATCGCCGAGCTGGGGCTGCCAACAGCGCCTGCACAGCTTCTGCACGTGTTCGATGAGCCCCACTTTCCGCAGCCGCGCCGCCATGTCGAGCTGGGGCGAGGTATGACCGTCTCGATCGGACGCATTCGTTCCTGTGAGGTGTTCGATGTAAAGTTTGTGGCGCTGGTTCATAACACGATCCGTGGGGCAGCGGGGGGAGCTGTGCTCAACGCCGAGCTGCTGGTACATCAGGGCTACTTGAAACCGCGCCGCACGCCCGTCGTTGCCGAGGCCTGA
- a CDS encoding GNAT family N-acetyltransferase — translation MEQITIRPARWDDAEALETLWWRLLEEQAALDPTFAPAADARRRWRNDFMLWVRDRMYRLLVAEHSRELIGFISAHQWSPPPIYRQELEVYINELYVLPGYRRQGIGAQLVAAVRAWAQEIGAVRLRLGVLAANREGLAFWERQQARPFSITLTIPLTDFQSRALET, via the coding sequence ATGGAGCAGATAACGATACGGCCGGCGCGCTGGGACGACGCCGAAGCCCTGGAGACGCTCTGGTGGCGATTGCTTGAAGAACAGGCCGCACTGGACCCTACGTTTGCCCCTGCCGCAGATGCGCGTCGTCGCTGGCGCAACGACTTTATGCTGTGGGTGCGCGATCGTATGTACCGACTACTGGTGGCTGAACACTCCCGTGAACTGATTGGCTTTATCTCGGCGCATCAGTGGAGCCCGCCCCCGATCTACCGGCAGGAGCTGGAAGTCTATATCAACGAGCTATACGTACTGCCAGGCTATCGGCGGCAGGGGATCGGCGCGCAACTGGTGGCGGCCGTACGCGCCTGGGCGCAGGAGATCGGGGCTGTACGGCTACGGCTGGGTGTACTGGCGGCCAACCGCGAAGGACTGGCTTTCTGGGAACGTCAGCAAGCTCGCCCCTTTTCAATCACGCTGACCATACCTTTGACGGATTTTCAAAGCCGAGCTCTGGAAACCTGA
- a CDS encoding DUF192 domain-containing protein, with translation MRLTVALSLCLSILLLLMSCRRTSSPPAPPERSIPFREDGRLAFVRDGDTLVTIAIEIAETDSARQRGLMERTHLPERSGMLFIFEREELQNFWMVNTPLSLDIIFVNSDSQIVSISKYTRPYSAETISSHYPARFVVEVPAGFTDTYGILEGDRIRWRRHSQPLTATP, from the coding sequence ATGCGTCTGACGGTCGCGCTGAGTCTGTGTTTGAGTATATTGCTGTTGCTGATGAGCTGTCGGCGTACTTCTTCCCCTCCTGCTCCTCCGGAACGATCAATTCCCTTCCGAGAAGACGGACGCTTGGCCTTCGTGCGCGACGGGGATACCCTGGTGACCATTGCCATCGAGATTGCCGAAACCGACTCGGCCCGTCAGCGCGGGCTTATGGAACGCACGCATCTACCTGAACGTAGCGGGATGCTGTTCATCTTCGAACGAGAGGAGTTGCAGAACTTCTGGATGGTCAACACACCGCTTTCGCTCGACATTATTTTTGTCAATAGCGATTCGCAGATTGTTTCAATTTCCAAGTACACACGCCCCTACTCGGCTGAAACGATCTCTTCACACTACCCCGCCCGTTTTGTGGTTGAGGTGCCTGCCGGTTTTACGGACACCTACGGCATTCTCGAAGGTGACCGCATTCGCTGGCGCCGTCACTCACAGCCGCTAACGGCTACCCCCTGA
- a CDS encoding Ig-like domain-containing protein — protein sequence MRRIFCLLSIALLLWVGCDQTTPEETAGIVTLTGQVLDAETNDPIIAALVQLQPQGLITETDSMGRYRFEVALDSTMELTVSATKTGYSTASLPILAVPDRSIEVPVLRLTRTATEEPVSGKAANILLLSQSDQAIGVRESGSKETAELVFQVADSMGRPVVLEHAVRVRFRFGVQPGGGEYLFPTEALTDNSGRVRVHVASGTKAGVVQVVAEATVDGRTIRSQPVSLAIHGGLPDPAFFTLAPAQYNFPGWVAYGLENEISVIVGDQYGNPVKPGTAVYFTTTHGVITGSVMTDANGQGSVTLYAANPLPPDGIAIITATTADRNQQPVTRSIPIVFSGPPVAVLCMLDDQGNCLPQTPVATLDQSYLLQLTDHLGNPLAPGTQVTIEAQGTKVKAVGAVDVELGDTGFRVLGAETTYDDVVRGPGVTEFFFRVVEDQTLDEGGTPTVEVIVIKIDGPNGKLTLAFGPAAGSARILSEDGLLQLDGARLKAFIPAQ from the coding sequence ATGCGACGCATTTTTTGCCTGTTGTCGATTGCCTTGCTACTCTGGGTCGGTTGTGACCAGACAACCCCGGAGGAAACCGCCGGCATCGTTACACTGACCGGTCAGGTGCTCGATGCGGAAACGAACGATCCCATTATCGCTGCTCTGGTGCAGCTGCAGCCGCAAGGACTCATCACCGAAACCGACTCGATGGGCCGTTACCGGTTTGAAGTGGCCCTCGACAGTACTATGGAGCTGACAGTCAGCGCTACCAAGACCGGTTATAGCACTGCTTCGCTGCCGATACTGGCCGTCCCCGATCGCTCGATCGAGGTACCTGTCCTCCGGCTGACGCGCACGGCCACCGAAGAGCCGGTCTCCGGCAAAGCGGCCAATATCCTGCTGCTCTCGCAATCGGACCAGGCTATTGGCGTGCGCGAAAGCGGCTCGAAGGAGACGGCTGAACTGGTCTTTCAGGTAGCGGACTCCATGGGCCGCCCCGTTGTGCTGGAGCATGCGGTGCGCGTACGTTTCCGTTTCGGTGTGCAACCAGGCGGAGGTGAGTATCTGTTTCCCACCGAGGCTCTGACCGACAACAGCGGCCGCGTACGCGTGCATGTGGCCAGCGGTACGAAAGCCGGCGTCGTACAGGTCGTGGCCGAAGCCACCGTAGATGGCCGCACGATCCGCTCCCAACCCGTAAGCCTGGCTATCCATGGGGGGCTGCCCGACCCTGCTTTCTTCACGCTGGCCCCTGCGCAATACAACTTCCCGGGATGGGTGGCCTATGGCCTGGAGAACGAGATCAGCGTGATTGTGGGCGACCAGTACGGCAATCCAGTCAAACCCGGTACAGCCGTCTACTTTACAACCACCCACGGCGTTATCACGGGCTCAGTCATGACCGACGCAAACGGGCAGGGCAGTGTTACTCTCTATGCGGCCAATCCTCTGCCTCCCGACGGCATCGCCATCATTACGGCCACGACTGCTGACCGTAACCAGCAGCCCGTCACCCGTAGTATTCCTATTGTCTTTTCCGGCCCTCCGGTAGCCGTGCTGTGCATGCTCGACGATCAGGGAAACTGCTTGCCGCAGACGCCGGTGGCTACCCTGGATCAATCCTACCTGCTGCAACTCACCGACCATCTGGGCAATCCTCTGGCTCCCGGCACACAAGTCACAATCGAAGCCCAGGGTACCAAGGTGAAAGCCGTCGGTGCCGTTGACGTTGAACTGGGCGACACCGGCTTTCGCGTCCTGGGCGCCGAAACTACCTACGACGATGTAGTGCGTGGCCCAGGCGTTACCGAGTTCTTCTTCCGCGTGGTCGAAGACCAGACGCTGGACGAAGGCGGCACGCCTACCGTGGAAGTGATCGTCATCAAGATCGACGGGCCCAACGGCAAGCTCACGCTGGCCTTCGGACCGGCTGCCGGATCTGCCCGCATTCTCTCGGAAGACGGCCTCCTTCAGCTCGATGGCGCACGCCTGAAAGCGTTCATCCCAGCGCAATAG
- the hemW gene encoding radical SAM family heme chaperone HemW, protein MAGLYLHIPFCKQRCIYCDFYFVTGQRLYATFVQSLCTEIAYYGQLYGRLEPIETIYFGGGTPSRLSLEEVAQVLNELDRHFDLSALQEITFEVNPEDASPDYLRGLRSLGINRLSIGVQSFYEADLKFLNRAHTARQAETAIEDARRVGFEHLNVDLIFGLPEQPLEYWMANLQKVADRDIPHVSTYSLTIEPRTVLYKQVERGQVQPANEETYRACYDFAMEYLEARGYEHYEISNFARPGYQSRHNHTYWRHGNYLGFGPSAHSFWWGQLPEPGAYRWANVRNIRRYEALLAQHHLPLEFREGLSYDQLAQEYLFLRLRTAEGLDLDYYAERYGVDLLGERLDELAELEAEGLIEPIRNGKLRLSRQGRHVCDAIVTRLL, encoded by the coding sequence ATGGCCGGACTTTACCTTCACATTCCTTTCTGCAAACAGCGCTGCATCTATTGCGACTTTTATTTCGTTACGGGACAGCGGCTCTATGCGACCTTCGTGCAGTCGCTCTGCACCGAGATCGCATATTATGGTCAGCTCTACGGTCGTCTCGAACCCATCGAAACCATCTACTTTGGCGGGGGCACGCCGTCGCGCCTGTCGTTGGAAGAAGTCGCCCAGGTGTTGAACGAACTGGATCGACATTTCGACCTGTCAGCGCTTCAGGAAATAACATTTGAAGTCAATCCAGAAGACGCTTCACCTGATTACCTGCGTGGTCTGCGCAGCCTTGGCATCAACCGCCTTTCTATCGGCGTGCAATCGTTTTACGAAGCCGACCTCAAGTTCTTGAACCGGGCCCACACCGCCAGGCAGGCCGAAACGGCCATCGAAGATGCCCGCCGCGTTGGCTTCGAGCACCTCAACGTGGATCTGATCTTTGGCCTGCCCGAACAGCCACTCGAATACTGGATGGCCAACCTGCAAAAAGTCGCCGACCGCGATATCCCACACGTTTCGACGTACAGTCTGACAATCGAACCCCGCACCGTGCTCTACAAGCAGGTCGAACGCGGCCAGGTGCAGCCGGCCAACGAAGAGACCTACCGGGCCTGCTACGACTTTGCGATGGAGTACCTGGAAGCGCGAGGCTACGAACATTACGAAATCTCAAACTTCGCCCGTCCGGGCTATCAATCACGCCACAACCACACCTACTGGCGGCACGGCAACTACCTGGGCTTTGGTCCTTCGGCGCACTCGTTCTGGTGGGGCCAGTTGCCCGAACCGGGGGCTTACCGCTGGGCGAACGTCCGCAATATCCGACGCTATGAAGCGCTGCTGGCCCAGCACCATCTACCGCTTGAGTTCCGCGAAGGCCTTTCCTACGACCAGCTGGCACAGGAGTACCTGTTCCTGCGGCTACGTACGGCTGAGGGACTGGACCTGGACTACTATGCCGAACGCTACGGGGTAGACCTGCTCGGCGAACGGTTGGATGAGCTGGCTGAACTGGAAGCTGAAGGCCTGATCGAACCCATCCGTAACGGAAAGCTCCGCCTGAGTCGTCAGGGACGGCACGTCTGCGACGCCATCGTCACCCGTCTGCTCTGA